From the Callithrix jacchus isolate 240 chromosome 22, calJac240_pri, whole genome shotgun sequence genome, the window AGAGGGTATGGGTCACAGCAGGCCTTCTCCAAACCCATCCACTTCACATAGAAACACCCCTGGGTGGTCCTGGTGTGGTCACGGCCCTTCAGGCCAAGCCCCCTCGAGGTGCGTTGGTCTCTGTCCTGACCCAGCTTCACCGCAGCCCCCGTAATCTCACTCAGTCCtccaaacaattttctttttccaaaacaaattttTCAGCCACCCCTTCTACAGCCCATCTGCCCGATGCCCACCCCTCCCGTCCCGACTCACTCGAGCCGCCGTCTGGCTGAGCGGGCAGATGCTGATGTTTAGCTGTCGGCAGAACGTGAAGTGTTCCTTGAAGCCTCTGAGCCGCGCCAGCGCGTTGCTCAGGAGAACCTGCGGGAGAGCGGAAAGGGACCGGTGGGTTGTGGACTCCTGGCCTgactcctcctctcctctcccaggccCCGCCCCGTTCCGGTTTCTGTCCCGACTCCCTCTAGATCCACCGCACAAGCCCTTCTGGCCCAACCCTGATGCCCTTGACCACGCCCCATATCTGTCTCCGCCTCTTCTCGCCCACGCCCCGCCTCCTTTTCCCCTCCAAGGCCGTCTCGTTCCTCTGTCCCCGCCTCCACAAGCTCCGCCCCCACGAGCCCTTGTAGCCGCGCCCCACGGCTCTCAGCCACGCCTCATACCTGCCTCTGTCCCTTCTTTCCCAGGCCCTGGTCCCGCCCCTTCCTGTCTCCGCCCCTTGTCTCCCACGTTTCGTCCCGCGCACCTCGCAGGGCCCCCAGCCTGCAGCAAGCTGGCGCGCGTAGTCGTCGGCCACGTGCTGGCGGGAGGTGCCGCTGACGGCGTCATGATGCTGGAGGACAGCCATCGCCTCATCTGCTGATAGACAATGAGTTCGGCGGGGTACTGCGGGACTCGGCTCAGACCCCAAGGGGAAGCAAAAGGTCTGGTGCTGGTGGGCAGGGTTCTTAGAGGCTTTAAGAAGGAACTCGAGGGGGGCGACCTAgaggtggtttccagcttcagccCCAACTCCTTCCCCTCTTGGGCCGGACACGTACTGAGGGGTGCACTCTCTCCTGAGCCATAGGGTCCCACGTTGGCCGCCGGGCCCACCAGCGCCTCCAGCTGGTTGCACACCTGGAGGCAGAGGGGTATGTTGGAGCACCCAGCCTGTCGGGCCTCGGGGCTGCATTCCCCCTCTAGCCTGGCTCCCACCCACCTGCAAGAAGTTGTAGCTGAGGCGCTCGTAGCGTTTGAGGGCTGGCCGACTGGAAAAGTAGCCGGTCCAGAACTGGTGTGGACCATCCGCGTAAGGGAAGAAGTCGTCATGTTTCACTGACCTACAGCAGCAGGGGCATTGAGGGCAGGGTCATGACCCACGGGGCATGCCAACCCCCCCAAGCTCCCCAGTTTCCCCAAATACCAGGTGAGGTTGGCCTTGTTCAGCTCCCAGAGGTAACAAGCGGGGGTGGAGTAGAGAACATGGACACTGCTTCCTTTTGCTTGCTGCTGGGGGAGGCAACGAAGTGAGCCCTCGGGAGTCCGCACCTTCTCGGGGGCCCACATTTCCACCATGTGCACATTCATGCATCCCGTAGGTTCAGATTCGAAAGCCAGAAGTCAGGTGTGAAAAGGAATTTTGGCCGAAGTCAAACATGACCACTagcctttttaaaaaggatttcagAGCTGCAAGAATAAACCTGAAGTTTTACTAAACTTTTACAATAATTGcaactttattattaaaaacGTTTGTGGAAAAACTAAGTGTGACATTATAGGGCAGGAATAATCATTTTGCAGCACCGTCAGACTGTTaccagaaaacaatttttataatgaATGTAGGTGCATTTTCAGCTGAGCGAGGTAGAGGAACAAGATGACCTATGTAAGGAAAACGATGTTTGTTTGCACGTGCTATGTCCCCAGTGTACACAATAGATGcttaataaacttttttatttatttttttgagactgagtctcactctgttacctgggctggaatgcactggctcaatctcagctcagtgcaacctccacctcccaggttccagcaattctcctgcctcagtctccggagtagctaggattacagatgagtgctgccacgcccagctaattttttgtatttttagtagagacaaggttttgccatgttggccaggttggtcttaaacttctgtcctagccgggtgtggtggctcacgcctgtaatcccagcactttgggagggtgaagtgggcggatcacgagatcaggggtttgagaccagcctgatcaacatggtgaaacccggtctctacttaaaaatatagtaattagctgggcgtggtggtgcacacctgtaatcccagctacttggcaggctgagggagaatgtttgaacccgggaggcggaggttgtagtgagccaagatcgcgccattacactccagcctgggcaacaagagcaaaactccatctcaaaaaaaaaagtggaagaggaccacttgggaggctgtggcaggagggctgcttgaggccaggagttcaaggccaccctggggaacacagtgagacccccccccccgcatctccacacaaaaaaataaaataaaataaagcaaaatactgGATGCGGTTGTgctcacctgtattcccagctatttgggagtctgaggtggcaggatcgcttgagtccaggagttcaagcctgcagtgatctatattcacaccactgcacgccagcctggacagcagagtgagacctcatctcaaaaaaaaaaaaaaaaaaaaagtgggctgagcacagtggctcacacctgtaatcccagcactttgggaggctgaggtgggtggatgacttgacatccggagttcgagaccagcctggccaacatggtgaaacctcatctctgctaaaaatacaaaaacttagctgagtgtggtggacgcctgtaatcccagcttctcaggaggctaaggcaggagaatcacatgaacctgggagacagaggttgcagtgaaccaagattgcaccactgtactccagcgtggtgacagagcaagactctgtccaaaaataaaaataaagcaaaaataaatgtgggccgagtgtggtggctcatgcctgtaatcccagcactttgggagctcaaggcgggcagatcacaaggtcaggagttcaagatcagcccggccaacatagagaaaccccatctctacttaaaaacaaaaatcagccaggtatgggggcaggcgcctgtaatcccacctacttggaaggctgacgcaggagaactgcttgaacccaagaggcagaggttgcagtgagccgagattgcaccattggattccagcctgggcaagtttgagactctgtctcaaaaataaataaataaatgtggaaagggaggcagaagaggtgaGAATGAGAGaaacggctgggattacagaaacagGGTCAGAGAGATGCTATgtggctggctttgaagatggagccAAGAAGAGACTTtgaatgtgggcagcctctagaTGTTGGAAAAAGCCAGGAAATTAGACaatgtatttctgttgttttgagctGCTAAGTGTGTGGTCATTTGTTATAGAATGCCCACAATATAACAACAGAAATCAAAGACAGCACTCAGAGCTATGCACATGACCAAGGCCCCCAGATGCAGGCGCACATGTGCACAAGGGTAGCACAGGGTAGGCACACTGACCTGGGCATTTACCAGCCGGATGAGCTTGTCCAGGTTCTTGAACCACATGTTGGCGTTCTCATATTGGAAATCGGAGCCCATGGTCATCACAATGTGGTTGGTGAGGTAATACCGGCTCTGCAGGCCAGAGGGGAGTCCTCAGGCCACAGGATCCTGGGCTATTCCTGTGTATAGCTGTGTCTTGGTGTATATGGGGTCAAGGATTGGGTGCACATACAGGCATGGGTAGGGGCATGGCACACAGGAGGATGGGGACACAGATCAAAGTAGCCACCAGTTGTTGAGCAGTTCTTTTGGACCCACTACATAGAAGAGGGCATCCAGGCATCATGCCATGCTATCATCTCTTCTAATGTGGAATGCACACAAATCCAGGAGGGGACATAGTGATGCTGAAGAGAATAGCATCTTCCTCCAAAGGACATGAGAACATGATTAcaggggttcacacctgtaatctcagctactcaggaggctgaggcaggaggatcacttgagtccaggagttcaagacaaacctgggccacatagtaagaccctatctcaagaaaaaaatttgtaggctgggtgcagtggctcacgcactttgggaggctgaggcaggcggatcacctgaggttaggagttggagatcagcctaaccaacataatgagaccccgtctctactaaaaacacaaaatcagtcgtgtgtggtggcacactcctgtaatcccagctactcgggaggctgaggcaggagagttgcttgaacccaggaggcggaggttgcagtgagccaagatcgtgcctttgcactccagcctgggcaacataagtgaaactccatctcaagaaaaaaatatttttttaatctaaaacaatatatatatatatatatatttttttttttttttttgagacggagttttcctcttattacccagcctggagtgcaatggcgtgatctcggctcaccgcaacctccgcctcctgggttcaggcaattctcctgcctcagcctcctgagtagctggaattacaggcacatgccatcacacctggctaatttttgtatttttagtagagatggggtctcatcatgttggccgggatggtctcaaactcctgacttcaggtgatccactcaccttggcctcccaaagtgctgggattataggtgtcagccaccgtgcctggccatcaatttttagagaaaggaaaaaaatattttctttaaggagAATGTGTAAcatcaggcatggtagctcacacctataatcctagcactttgggaggccaaggcaggaggatcacttgagctcaggagtttgagaccagcctgggccacatggtgagaccttgtctccgtgaaaaaataatgttttacattataaaaatgttaaaaatagccaggcaccatggcccacgcttgtaatcccaacactttgggaggccaaggcgggtggatcacctgaggtcaggagcatggccaacagggcaaaaacctgtctctactaaaaacacaaaaattaacagggcatggtggcgggcgcctataatcccagctactaggaagctgaggcgggagaactgcttgaacccgggaggtggaggttgcagtgagccaaaatcacacctctgcattccatcctgggagacagagtgagactctgtctcaatcaatcaatcaatcaaatgttaaaaatagaggccgggtgctgtggcccacgcttataatcccagcactttgggaggctgaggtgggtggatcacttgagctcaggcatttgagaccagcctgggcaacagggtgaaaccttgtctctactaaaaataaaaaaatttaccgGGCGTGTTGGTACATGCCTgaagttctagctactcaggaggctgaggtgggagaatcacttgaactcgggggatggagtgagccgagataatgccactgctctccaacctgggtgacagagcaagacgctgtctcaaaaaaaaaaaaattaattaaaaataaagaggcacagtggctcatacctgtaatcccagcactttgggagaccaaggtgggcggatcacttgaggtcaggagttcaagatcagactggccaatatagcgagaccctgtctctactaacagtacaaaaatcAGTGTGGACACCCATCAATATGGTGCCCTCCCAGGAGCGGGGAACCACCAGGTCGCCTAAGAAGGgttgaaccagcccaggtcggaaatagaacaggtcaaaactcctgtgctggtCAGTAGTaagattgtgcctgtgaatagccactgcactccagcctgggcaacatagcgagaccccatctcttaaaaaaaaaaaaaatacaaaaagctgtatgtggttgcttgaacccaggaggcagaggttgcagtaagctgagatcccaccactgcactccagcctgggtgacagaatgagactgtctcaaaaaaaattaaaaataaagagaaggtcTTAGGGAATGCCTGTCCCACGGAAAGGGCTCGGTGCATTGTATACACAGGACACGAAGGTTCTGCACACCAGGGTTACCTGGGCAGTGGCCACATTTAGGAAGTAATCGACCAGCTCCTTGACGTTATACTCCGGGCTTTGGGGGTCCTCCACCACTGGCGGGTCGACACACAGCACATCCCAGCACAGATTCCTTGGTGGGTTGTAGCCATTGGGAAGCACGCCTGCAGGCCATACCAGGTTCAAGGGGTGGCTCAGCACCCACACTTGCTCTGGTTTCAAAGCCTGCCATGTCCCACCCAGGACGGGCTTCAGAATTTGCATCCCAGTGGAAAAGGAAATGCAGGGCCTTTGTTTCCAGACTATAGAAGTTCCAGGACAGTGGCGGCAGAGCATGACATCAAGCCCCTTCTGAGTGTGCGGCCTCATGGCTGGCCCTGCCCTCACCAAGCCCCCTCACCAGTGAAGAGGTCTGCAGTCGGGGGCTTCAGGCTGGCACTGCCCCTCCACACCTGCTCCATCTCCAGCTTCTGCATCCGCGCCCACTTATCTTGATAATCAAGGCGCCCGAAGAAGAAGCCATCAAAGCCCATCTGGGGATGGGGCAGGAAAAGGCAGTGTGAATTAGTGCCCAGCGCCCCCCCACCAAACTCCTCTCTGCTTGGGAGGGGCCAGTCAGAGCACAGGTTAAAAAGCAGCactaggggccaggcacagtgtctcatgcctgtaatcccagcactttgggaggccgaagcaggcagatcacaaggtcaggagttccagttcaacctggtcaacatggtgaaaccctgtctctgctaaaaatacaaaaagttagctgggtgtagtattgggcgcttgtagtcccagctactaaggaggctgaggcaggagaattgcttgaacccaggaaatggaggttgcagtgagcagagatcgagccaccgcactccagcctgggcaacatagtgagactccatctcaaaagaaaatgtaaaaaagcaGTGcttgcctggtgtggtggctcttgtTTGTGATTCCAGccttctgggaggccaaggcagaaggatcacttaagcccaggagtttttgagaccagcctgcacaacgtagcaagactgtctctacaaaatatttaaaaattagccaggagtggtggtgcactcTTGTAGTCtcatctactagggaggctgaaatgggaggatggcgtaaacctgggagattgaggctgtagtgagctaggagtgtgccactgtactctggcctggatgacagagcaagaccctgtctcaaaaaaaaagaaaaagaaaaaaaccaaacaacaaacaacaacaacaacaaaacacatagGGCTGAAATAGAGAGGCCTCCAGCTTATTTCCAAGCTTGGGGAAGTTTCAGAACTCACCACCCTGGGCTAGCAGGGAGAGGGTGGGTCCAACAGCAGAACCCAGGTTCACCTCCCCAGCGCTGTCAAGCTCAGAGCAGGCCTGACTCCAAGAGTGAGGTCCCCACTTCCACAGCCTGAGGATGGATGGGGTCTGAGCACAGGTAATGAAGCTGTTTTTAAAGCAGGCTAGACATCCACCTACCGCCCAGTTTAGGGAGGAGCCAAGATCCTCGATTATGGGTGGGGCCAGAACACGAAGGGGGCGGATTAGGGGAGGGGGCAGAGCCAGCCGGAGCTGGGTCAGCCTGGGGCTGGACATAGCCGGCTAAGGCCAGAGCTGGAAAATCACTGGACTTAATGCTCACCCAATAAGCAGGGCTTCAACAGGCCTGGTCCTGATCCCCGTGAGATTGCAGGGAGAGGGCGGGGCTTGAGAGGGCGAGGGAGGAGCCAGACTGAGTGAAGGGGTGGGCCCAAGAGCATTCGGGAGTCGTACGCACCTGCGCAAACAGCGAGGCCTGCTCCCGAGAGTGGCCGAAGGGGTCAATGTGCCAGGCCACACGGGGTCGCCCGTCATTGCCAAATGTGTCCTCCAGAAAGCGCAGCCCAAGTGTCATCTGGTCCACGATGGCGCCGTAGTGGGTGGCTGCCTCATCGTTCATCACCCAGCCACCGTTGGCAAACTCCAGGCGCCCTGTGCCAGGACAGGCAAGGTCACGGTCAGTTGTCAGAGCCAGAAGTGGGACCAGGGTGGGTGATACTGGGAATGTCTGCTGTGTACTCAGGCCTGGCGGGAGGAAAAGGGGTCGCTCCCAGGCCATAGTTCCCAGATATGGGAAAAAGGCCCCCTGCATGGCAAGCTTCCCAGAGGATGCACTACAGCTGGGGCCTTGTGGGATGCATAGGCGTCTCCAAATGGAGAATCCAGGCAGACGGAGCGACATGCATGAtgcagaagcaaaagcagaagctGGGCTGGGCTTCCTCTTTTCAATTCCTTGGGGCAGACTCACCCTGGCGCACCAGGTCTCGGACGACTTCCTGTGTGGCATTTGTCTGCTGGTGCCACCAACGGGAAAAGAAGGCAATCTCCACGTAAATGAAGCGACGGGTGGGCTCCTCCAGTAAGGCAGAGATGACTGAGTCTAGTATGTACTGCACACCGGCGTGCTGGATGTCATTCTTGACTGTGGATAACAGGGATAAGGCTCTTGGGGTACAGCAGAGCCAAGGGCATTATTCCTAGACACAGGAGCCCGAGCCCTGCATATCAGGGTGACACTGCCCCCGCCTTAATGTCCAGGTCCCAGAAGGGATTTGAGGGGTCATGGGGATCCCAGAGACCAGTCCCCATACTCTACTCACTTCCATAAAAGTACTGGTCCACGGTTTTGAGCCAGCCCACGTCATCATGTGTGTGAGGCACCAAATGCACGTTCAGCATGTTCGGCCGCACTGTGGGGCATGTCTGCACAGAGACCCCAAACACACATACCCTGTCAATAATGTCAGGGGCTGCAAAGTAAGTCTTGATCTAGAGGTGAGTGACTCAGAAAGGATTGATCTCGCCTACGTCCAGAGGAGGCCAGGCGCTCCCAGGGTGGACACAAACATACATAGTTGAGCTCACAGATCCAACTCCTACTTGGCACAACTCCACAGGGCAGCTCTCATTCACACTCtgggaaaataataatagaagtagCTGGGCCGggagtgctggctcatgcctgtaatcccagcactttgggaggccgacgcgggcggatcacctgaggtcaggagttcgagaccagcctggccaacatggcgaaaccccatctccaaaaaaaaaaggaaagtagctGATGTTTGTTCAGCATTTGCAAACAGCAGATGGCCACCCTGGGAGGCGGGGTGATGTTATCCCCAGTtttcagatgaagacactgaggctcagaggataggtgacttgcccaatgtcacacagTCAGAAAGTGAAAGAGCTAGCCTGGAATTTCAGGCAGGCTCTAGAGTCCCAGCTCTCAGCACCTCCCCCCACACATACACTGCTCGcctcctgccacctcctgccCCTCCAATCCCACAGTTAAGTGCAGGCAAAGTCCAGGCAAGCATCCCGGAGACACGGAGGCAGGTACAATCAGACACAGTCCCATACTCAGATCCTCACAGCCAGACCTCGCAATGACACAAACCACGCACTCAGACCACACTATCATATCATCAACCATGCACTAGACACCCACAGGACAGACCCACCCACACCTCTAGGCTGTATTCGGGGCTTCACTCTGACTCCTGTACGTTTCCGCCCGGAGGCCCTGCTCACCTCGTATCCCCCGGCCCGGACACCGGGCGCCGCCAGccacaacaaaaggaaaaagcagagagGCAGGAATTGTGGCCCAAGGACGCGAGAGAAGGTCCAGGGCCCCGCTGCGTCCGGGCAGTCGCGAGCGCAGACCTCCGAAGCCCGCGCGTAGGTGCCCATGGCTCAGCAGCTTCTTCCTGGGGGTTCCCGGGCCCTGGAAAGGCAGGGCAAACGCCCCGCCCCCAGACCTGGCCCGGCCAATCCGCGGGGACGGGGGTGGGACCAGGGCGCGGCCGGGCGGCGCCAGGGACAGTGGCCATAACCCTGGGCAATCCCGGGGGTCGTTAGGAAGGTAGGAAATGCCACCCTCAGGGCACTGGTTTGGCTAAAGGTGACTCTGACGTCTCACGGGCTATGAAGAGTCttgaagtgtcttttttttttttttttttgggtggtcggagtttcactcttgttacccaggctggagtgcaatggcgccatctcggctcaccacaacctccgcctcctgggttcaggcaattctcctgcctcagcctcctgagtagctgggattacaggcacgcgccaccatgcccagctaattttttgtatttttagtagagacggggtttcaccatgttgaccaggatcgtctcgatctcttgacctcgtgatccacccgcctcggcctggcGGGATTACAGTTGTAGTGTCTTTTAATGCCGGTAGGAGCAGAAGGGCTTTAGGGGGCCAGGAGTTCCCAGCGGGTGGAGTGTGTCCTTGGGAACCTAGGATGTCCCATCGACCTTCAGCCCCTAGGGTCCTGGAAGGACCTAGCTTGCCTTAGAGGAGGATTTGACGAGAGTCCTATCCTTTGGGGATAGGACTTTGGGTAAATACCCTTGGAGTGCTGGGGATGGGAGGCATTCAGCCTGGTTGAGAAGGATCCCCATGTGTTCCCGAGAGGAAAGACGGTCTGACAAGTGGTGAAGGACCCCGAGTCTTTCATGCCTTTCCCAGTTCCTACCAGCTCATTCtctgataagaaaacaaaacccaggcCAGGCGCcctggctcaagcctgcaatctcagcactttaggaggtacAGGCTGGTGGATCTCTTGGGCCCGGGAgtatgaaaccagcctgggcaacatggggaaaacccgtctctacaagaaatacaaaaagtagccaagaGAGGTGTCGTGCACTTGTGGTCCTGTTAACCTGCTGATGTAGTGAAGCCTCAGGTTCTTAGTGCTACAAAGAATTAGACATGACAGGCCTAAATTGCAAAGTTTATTAAGCACAGTAAGACACTCTTGGAGAGGGGAGAGCAGACTGACTTCTGCGAAATGAGGTAAGCACCAGTTTGGTGTATTTTggtgtttctgttgttgtttttgagacggtgtctcactgtcacccaggctgagtggttctatctcactgcaacctctgccacccagggtcaaacgattctcctgcctccgccttccaagtggctgaaattacagacatgcgtcactgcacccagctaatttttggatttaaaaaaaaattttttttaaataaagatggggtttcaccatattggtcaggctggtcttgaactcccaacctcaggtgatccaccgccttggcctccaaagtgcttggattacaggcgtgagccaccacgcccggccaatttttggatttttaataaagaggaagtttcaccacattggtcacagtggtctcaaactcctgacctcaagtaatctgcccaccttggcctcccaaactgctgggattacagatgtgagccactgaacctgcctgggtttttttgtttgtttttctgttttttgtttttttgataccgagtctcactctgtcacccaggctggagtgggatggtgtgatctcggcttactgcaacctctgccttctgggttcaagtgattctcctgcctcagcctcccaagtacctggaattgcaggcgtgcaccatcatatctggctcatttttgtatttttaatagagatgggattttaccatgttggccagactggtctccaactcctgacctcaagtgatccacccacctgggcctcccaaaatggtgggattacagacgagagccactgtgcccggcccctggggttcttttagatgtttttttctttcccggGCTGCCTAATCTCTAGCAAGTATGTGCCTTTTGATGGGTGAGTTAATTTCTTGGTTGCTTCCATCCCACAATTTTAAGTATATGCATGATATGTAGCCCTTATGCATGAGCTTTAATGACCTAATTGCCATATGCGGTCATTTTTAGGATATATTTTCTCTCTAGTGTGCATGCCCATCTTTTAGGAGCTGCCTCTTGCTGGTTCGTTCTGAATTTAGCCAGCCATGAGGTCTCCTTACTTGTCACTTTTATTTTGGGTCAACTTCTGCTTCTTATCTTGCTTCTTGCTTACCTGCCTCTTTATCCTGCTTCTGCTCctactcatttcttcttttttcttttatttatcttttttttttttttttttgagacgg encodes:
- the MAN2B1 gene encoding lysosomal alpha-mannosidase isoform X6; this encodes MGTYARASEVCARDCPDAAGPWTFSRVLGPQFLPLCFFLLLWLAAPGVRAGGYETCPTVRPNMLNVHLVPHTHDDVGWLKTVDQYFYGIKNDIQHAGVQYILDSVISALLEEPTRRFIYVEIAFFSRWWHQQTNATQEVVRDLVRQGRLEFANGGWVMNDEAATHYGAIVDQMTLGLRFLEDTFGNDGRPRVAWHIDPFGHSREQASLFAQMGFDGFFFGRLDYQDKWARMQKLEMEQVWRGSASLKPPTADLFTGVLPNGYNPPRNLCWDVLCVDPPVVEDPQSPEYNVKELVDYFLNVATAQSRYYLTNHIVMTMGSDFQYENANMWFKNLDKLIRLVNAQQAKGSSVHVLYSTPACYLWELNKANLTWSVKHDDFFPYADGPHQFWTGYFSSRPALKRYERLSYNFLQVCNQLEALVGPAANVGPYGSGESAPLNEAMAVLQHHDAVSGTSRQHVADDYARQLAAGWGPCEVLLSNALARLRGFKEHFTFCRQLNISICPLSQTAARFLVTIYNPLGRKVNWMVRLPVSEGVFVVKDPNGRTVPSDMVIFPSSDRQAHPPELLFSASLPALGFSTYSVAQVPSWKPRARAPRPILRRSWSHPLTIENEHIQATFDPDTGLLMEIMNKNQQLRLPVRQAFFCDTWGKEVISCFDTPLETKGRFYTDSNGREILERRRDYRPTWKLNQTEPTAGNYYPVNTRIYITDGNMQLTVLTDRSQGGSSLRDGSLELMVHRRLLKDDGRGVSEPLMENGLGSWVRGRHLVLLDTAQAAAAGHRLLAEQEVLAPQVVLAAGGGAPYNLGAAPRTQFSGLRSELPPSVHLLTLASWGPEMLLLRLEHQFAVGEDSGRNLSAPVTLNLRDLFSTFTITRLQETTLVANQLREAASRLKWTTNTGGARVRGPAPNQTPYQLDPANITLQPMEIRTFLASVQWKEVDG
- the MAN2B1 gene encoding lysosomal alpha-mannosidase isoform X8, which produces MGTYARASEVCARDCPDAAGPWTFSRVLGPQFLPLCFFLLLWLAAPGVRAGGYETCPTVRPNMLNVHLVPHTHDDVGWLKTVDQYFYGIKNDIQHAGVQYILDSVISALLEEPTRRFIYVEIAFFSRWWHQQTNATQEVVRDLVRQGRLEFANGGWVMNDEAATHYGAIVDQMTLGLRFLEDTFGNDGRPRVAWHIDPFGHSREQASLFAQMGFDGFFFGRLDYQDKWARMQKLEMEQVWRGSASLKPPTADLFTGVLPNGYNPPRNLCWDVLCVDPPVVEDPQSPEYNVKELVDYFLNVATAQSRYYLTNHIVMTMGSDFQYENANMWFKNLDKLIRLVNAQQAKGSSVHVLYSTPACYLWELNKANLTWSVKHDDFFPYADGPHQFWTGYFSSRPALKRYERLSYNFLQVCNQLEALVGPAANVGPYGSGESAPLNEAMAVLQHHDAVSGTSRQHVADDYARQLAAGWGPCEVLLSNALARLRGFKEHFTFCRQLNISICPLSQTAARFLVTIYNPLGRKVNWMVRLPVSEGVFVVKDPNGRTVPSDMVIFPSSDRQAHPPELLFSASLPALGFSTYSVAQVPSWKPRARAPRPILRRSWSHPLTIENEHIQATFDPDTGLLMEIMNKNQQLRLPVRQAFFCDTWGKEVISCFDTPLETKGRFYTDSNGREILERRRDYRPTWKLNQTEPTAGNYYPVNTRIYITDGNMQLTVLTDRSQGGSSLRDGSLELMVHRRLLKDDGRGVSEPLMENGLGSWVRGRHLVLLDTAQAAAAGHRLLAEQEVLAPQVVLAAGGGAPYNLGAAPRTQFSGLRSELPPSVHLLTLASWGPEMLLLRLEHQFAVGEDSGRNLSAPVTLNLRDLFSTFTITRLQETTLVANQLREAASRLKWTTNTGPAPNQTPYQLDPANITLQPMEIRTFLASVQWKEVDG
- the MAN2B1 gene encoding lysosomal alpha-mannosidase isoform X4, with protein sequence MGTYARASEVCARDCPDAAGPWTFSRVLGPQFLPLCFFLLLWLAAPGVRAGGYETCPTVRPNMLNVHLVPHTHDDVGWLKTVDQYFYGIKNDIQHAGVQYILDSVISALLEEPTRRFIYVEIAFFSRWWHQQTNATQEVVRDLVRQGRLEFANGGWVMNDEAATHYGAIVDQMTLGLRFLEDTFGNDGRPRVAWHIDPFGHSREQASLFAQMGFDGFFFGRLDYQDKWARMQKLEMEQVWRGSASLKPPTADLFTGVLPNGYNPPRNLCWDVLCVDPPVVEDPQSPEYNVKELVDYFLNVATAQSRYYLTNHIVMTMGSDFQYENANMWFKNLDKLIRLVNAQQAKGSSVHVLYSTPACYLWELNKANLTWSVKHDDFFPYADGPHQFWTGYFSSRPALKRYERLSYNFLQVCNQLEALVGPAANVGPYGSGESAPLNEAMAVLQHHDAVSGTSRQHVADDYARQLAAGWGPCEVLLSNALARLRGFKEHFTFCRQLNISICPLSQTAARFLVTIYNPLGRKVNWMVRLPVSEGVFVVKDPNGRTVPSDMVIFPSSDRQAHPPELLFSASLPALGFSTYSVAQVPSWKPRARAPRPILRRSWSHPLTIENEHIQATFDPDTGLLMEIMNKNQQLRLPVRQAFFWYNASIGDNESVQASGAYIFRPNQQEPLPVSRWAQIRLVKTALVQEVHQKFSAWCSQVIRLYPGQQHLELEWSVGPIPVGDTWGKEVISCFDTPLETKGRFYTDSNGREILERRRDYRPTWKLNQTEPTAGNYYPVNTRIYITDGNMQLTVLTDRSQGGSSLRDGSLELMVHRRLLKDDGRGVSEPLMENGLGSWVRGRHLVLLDTAQAAAAGHRLLAEQEVLAPQVVLAAGGGAPYNLGAAPRTQFSGLRSELPPSVHLLTLASWGPEMLLLRLEHQFAVGEDSGRNLSAPVTLNLRDLFSTFTITRLQETTLVANQLREAASRLKWTTNTGPAPNQTPYQLDPANITLQPMEIRTFLASVQWKEVDG